Proteins encoded within one genomic window of Kibdelosporangium phytohabitans:
- a CDS encoding TetR/AcrR family transcriptional regulator, translating to MSPRTQATKQKLFDATLRLARTNGMVGLTVDDIAAEAGVAKGTVYYNFGSKDGLIDALLRYGVDLLADRLRKADEVEDLVDAALSYFADYPAFAQLLVSELWRTPGQWHETLTLLRDDIVSIVKEHMQRLADDGRLPAGVQTGTAASALFGTLLVVALDWQVFQRQRTRDEVRESVMLLVRGLGPNP from the coding sequence GTGAGCCCGAGAACCCAAGCCACGAAACAGAAACTGTTCGACGCGACACTGCGGCTGGCCAGGACCAACGGCATGGTCGGGCTGACCGTCGACGACATCGCGGCGGAAGCCGGGGTCGCCAAGGGCACGGTGTACTACAACTTCGGCAGCAAGGACGGCCTGATCGACGCGCTGCTGCGCTACGGCGTCGACCTGCTGGCCGACCGGCTGCGCAAGGCCGACGAGGTCGAGGACCTGGTGGACGCCGCGCTGTCGTACTTCGCCGACTACCCGGCGTTCGCCCAGCTGCTGGTCAGCGAGCTGTGGCGGACACCGGGCCAGTGGCACGAGACCCTGACGTTGTTGCGTGACGACATCGTGTCGATCGTCAAGGAGCACATGCAGCGCCTGGCCGACGACGGCAGGCTGCCCGCCGGTGTGCAGACCGGCACGGCCGCGTCGGCGCTGTTCGGCACGTTGCTCGTGGTCGCGTTGGACTGGCAGGTGTTCCAGCGGCAGCGCACCCGTGACGAGGTCCGC
- a CDS encoding alpha/beta hydrolase family protein, with protein MRILGIIPLIIAATAATAVAVAPSAAAATGVGLLGPGGKLPVGQRTYHLADTGRADRWQPDQRRELMVSLWYPAIPVGKRAEYMTAAESTAAVRGLRLDLPDDALQKVKVHSYRDAPPLPKSKGWPLVVLSPGMGNSRTTLTTLAEELASRGFVVAGIDHAYEAQNVEFPGGRLLPCKGCSGNPDIWAEALAERALDVKFVLDDVLTNRPVRIDRSRIGMAGHSAGGVATIHSLAGDRRFKAGVSMDGPIYRPLAVAKPFALLTSPIGEQGWAGLWDAAWPSLTGWKERRLLPQTGHSSSNDNGYLAVALGQKDKIPANVWSNLYGTGDPVASVKFFRDYLTGFFQARL; from the coding sequence ATGCGAATCCTCGGCATCATCCCCCTGATCATCGCGGCCACGGCGGCCACCGCGGTCGCGGTGGCACCATCGGCCGCCGCCGCGACGGGCGTCGGGCTGCTCGGCCCCGGCGGCAAGCTGCCCGTCGGACAGCGGACGTACCACCTGGCCGACACCGGCCGGGCCGACCGCTGGCAGCCCGACCAGCGCCGGGAGCTCATGGTCTCGCTGTGGTACCCGGCGATCCCGGTGGGCAAGCGCGCCGAGTACATGACGGCGGCGGAGTCGACGGCCGCCGTGCGCGGCCTGCGGCTCGACCTGCCGGACGACGCGCTGCAGAAAGTCAAGGTGCACTCGTACCGCGACGCCCCGCCGCTGCCCAAGTCCAAGGGCTGGCCGTTGGTCGTGCTGTCCCCCGGCATGGGCAACAGCCGGACCACGCTGACGACGCTGGCCGAAGAGCTGGCGTCCCGCGGATTCGTGGTCGCCGGGATCGACCACGCGTACGAGGCGCAGAACGTCGAGTTCCCCGGCGGGCGGCTGCTGCCGTGCAAGGGGTGCTCGGGCAACCCGGACATCTGGGCCGAGGCGCTCGCCGAACGCGCGCTGGACGTCAAGTTCGTGCTGGACGACGTGCTCACCAACCGGCCGGTGCGGATCGACAGGTCCCGGATCGGCATGGCCGGGCACTCGGCGGGTGGCGTCGCGACGATCCACTCGCTGGCGGGTGACCGGCGGTTCAAGGCCGGGGTGAGCATGGACGGCCCGATCTACCGGCCGCTGGCGGTGGCCAAACCGTTCGCGCTGCTCACCAGCCCGATCGGCGAGCAGGGCTGGGCCGGGCTGTGGGACGCGGCGTGGCCGAGCCTGACCGGGTGGAAGGAGCGCAGGCTGCTGCCGCAGACCGGGCACTCGTCGTCCAACGACAACGGCTACTTGGCGGTCGCCCTGGGACAGAAGGACAAGATCCCGGCGAACGTGTGGAGCAACCTGTACGGCACGGGAGACCCGGTCGCCTCGGTGAAGTTCTTCCGCGACTACCTCACCGGGTTCTTTCAGGCCAGGCTCTGA
- a CDS encoding alpha/beta hydrolase fold domain-containing protein: MDARPGALPGATWLVRDHVRVAQPGRRPRRVRAGPAGRACPDLLARAGGRRAAGPRLHPRRRVRRRRRGHDRQRGLGPTRTSSASSWYRLAPETPFPGPLEDCYAALVWTANKASELGIDPARIGVAGESAGGGLTAGTVLLARDRGGPAVALQDLGIPEIDDRLGTGSMRAYTDTPLWNYPDAVFSWVVTVCLFDPLRDEGIEYARRLAQAGVPTGLHAYAGTFHGSSMITEAPVTKRMAADQLEDLRRGLRI, translated from the coding sequence GTGGACGCTCGGCCAGGTGCGCTGCCCGGCGCCACCTGGCTGGTGCGCGATCACGTCCGGGTGGCGCAGCCCGGTCGACGTCCGCGACGAGTTCGTGCCGGGCCCGCCGGACGTGCGTGTCCGGATCTTCTCGCCCGCGCCGGCGGGCGACGCGCGGCCGGGCCTCGTCTACATCCACGGCGGCGGGTTCGTCGTCGGCGACGTGGACATGACCGACAGCGGGGCCTTGGCCCTACGCGGACAAGCTCGGCATCGTCGTGGTACCGGCTGGCGCCGGAGACACCGTTTCCCGGCCCGCTCGAAGACTGCTACGCCGCGCTGGTGTGGACCGCGAACAAGGCCAGCGAACTCGGCATCGACCCGGCGCGGATCGGTGTCGCCGGCGAAAGCGCGGGCGGCGGGCTGACCGCGGGCACGGTGCTGCTCGCCCGTGACCGCGGCGGCCCCGCGGTGGCTCTGCAGGACCTGGGTATCCCCGAGATCGACGACCGGCTGGGAACCGGGTCGATGCGGGCGTACACCGACACTCCACTGTGGAACTACCCGGATGCCGTGTTCAGCTGGGTCGTGACGGTGTGCCTGTTCGACCCGCTGCGGGACGAAGGCATCGAGTACGCGCGGCGGCTCGCACAGGCCGGTGTGCCCACCGGGCTGCATGCGTACGCGGGCACCTTCCACGGATCCTCGATGATCACCGAAGCGCCGGTGACCAAGCGGATGGCGGCCGACCAACTGGAGGACCTGCGCCGCGGCCTGCGGATATGA
- a CDS encoding sensor domain-containing diguanylate cyclase, with translation MNRKRARHRFPITHVTAWTLWQRPRRVLVYVLTVELATALLTVGAARTWAISSSDLVRALVIWGCAAVYIEATRSIERVREGAHNAPYTDLNSMWTFSAALLVHPVLMAVIVSSNYLHRWLRVRRHVVHRQAFSASATVLAGYAAAAVLLAAGQYPAFDESHRDTGTYLMIAAAGITYLVVSTALVSGAIALSVPRASFAEVLAADTDTPVELAGMGLGVLVAWALTDWPIALTAVVGVPLALHGRVLVQQLRKAARTDPKTGLLNTQAWRDAARQQISTRPAAVLMIDLDHFKSVNDGHGHAAGDDVLVAVAATLSHEVRSSDVVGRFGGEEFVALLTDSTRHDALVVAERIRERVSETRVRTPADAVIQVTCSIGVAVHPRHGTSLDQLLQAADEALYAAKRSGRNQVRLASR, from the coding sequence ATGAACAGAAAGCGCGCACGACATAGGTTTCCGATCACACACGTCACGGCGTGGACGCTGTGGCAGCGACCGCGGCGCGTCCTGGTCTACGTCCTGACGGTCGAGCTCGCGACGGCGCTGCTCACCGTCGGCGCGGCCCGCACATGGGCGATCTCGTCATCCGATCTGGTCAGGGCCTTGGTCATCTGGGGCTGCGCGGCTGTGTACATCGAGGCGACCCGGTCCATCGAACGCGTCCGGGAAGGCGCGCACAACGCGCCGTACACCGACTTGAACTCGATGTGGACGTTCTCGGCGGCCCTGCTGGTCCACCCGGTGCTGATGGCTGTGATCGTCTCGTCGAACTACCTGCACCGGTGGTTGCGGGTGCGTCGCCATGTCGTGCACCGCCAGGCTTTCAGCGCCTCGGCGACGGTGCTCGCGGGGTACGCCGCGGCCGCAGTTCTGTTGGCAGCAGGCCAATATCCGGCGTTCGACGAGTCGCACCGGGACACCGGCACTTATCTGATGATCGCCGCGGCGGGAATCACCTACCTCGTGGTGAGCACCGCGTTGGTGTCCGGCGCGATCGCGTTGAGTGTGCCGCGCGCGTCCTTCGCGGAGGTTCTCGCGGCCGACACCGACACCCCGGTGGAACTGGCGGGAATGGGGCTCGGTGTCCTGGTCGCGTGGGCGTTGACCGACTGGCCGATCGCGCTCACCGCTGTCGTCGGCGTTCCGCTTGCCTTGCACGGCAGGGTGCTGGTGCAGCAACTGCGCAAGGCCGCGCGTACCGACCCGAAGACAGGCTTGTTGAACACGCAGGCGTGGCGGGACGCGGCGAGGCAACAGATCAGCACACGTCCCGCGGCCGTGCTGATGATCGACCTCGACCACTTCAAGTCCGTCAACGACGGGCACGGGCACGCGGCCGGTGACGATGTCCTCGTCGCGGTGGCCGCGACGCTCTCGCACGAGGTGCGCTCGAGTGACGTCGTCGGGCGGTTCGGCGGCGAGGAGTTCGTCGCGCTGCTCACCGACTCGACCCGTCATGACGCGCTCGTCGTGGCGGAACGGATCCGCGAGCGGGTCAGCGAGACCCGGGTGCGCACCCCGGCGGACGCGGTGATCCAGGTGACGTGTTCGATCGGCGTTGCTGTCCACCCGCGGCACGGCACCAGCCTCGACCAGCTCCTGCAGGCCGCCGACGAAGCCCTCTACGCCGCGAAACGCTCCGGCCGCAACCAGGTCCGGCTGGCCTCACGGTAG
- a CDS encoding ATP-binding cassette domain-containing protein translates to MEIRAERVGVDGPHGPLLRPTSLTVREGEVTLVTGEPGAGHTALALALGGRIRPSHGTVTLDGDQDPAKLRAHVVLVDAPGVNEPEDGLKLGDAIAEELMNAGQRANRAAVRDWLRAQDAEQYVGQRVDNVPPEVRTRLLIETAGAKPGVRALLVDQPDRHVSDPQTWWPHAAGQAERGLAVVVLCAVPTVRALNAGAAMIGVTE, encoded by the coding sequence GTGGAGATCCGCGCCGAGCGAGTCGGGGTCGACGGGCCGCACGGGCCGTTGCTGCGGCCGACCTCGCTGACCGTCCGCGAAGGCGAAGTCACGCTGGTCACGGGCGAACCCGGCGCCGGCCACACCGCGCTGGCCCTGGCGCTCGGCGGCCGCATCCGGCCGTCGCACGGCACGGTCACCCTCGACGGCGACCAGGACCCGGCGAAGCTGCGCGCCCACGTCGTGCTGGTCGACGCGCCCGGCGTCAACGAGCCGGAAGACGGCCTGAAACTGGGCGACGCGATCGCCGAGGAACTGATGAACGCCGGTCAGCGCGCCAACCGCGCCGCCGTCCGCGACTGGCTGCGCGCGCAGGACGCCGAGCAGTACGTCGGCCAACGCGTCGACAATGTCCCGCCGGAAGTACGGACGCGGCTGCTGATCGAGACGGCCGGCGCCAAGCCCGGCGTGCGGGCGCTGCTGGTCGACCAGCCGGACCGGCACGTCAGCGATCCCCAGACCTGGTGGCCGCACGCCGCCGGACAAGCCGAACGCGGCCTCGCGGTCGTCGTGCTGTGTGCCGTTCCCACAGTGCGCGCGCTCAACGCCGGGGCAGCCATGATCGGAGTGACAGAATGA
- a CDS encoding response regulator transcription factor gives MIRVVLADDEAMIRAGIAAILGSDPGIEVVAQAGTGREAVDQVAGHRPDIAVLDIQMPELDGLAAAAEIRRLRPDTGVVMLTTFGEDTYIERALALGANGFLLKSGDPAELIAGIKAVADGAAFLSPRIAKRVIDQLPRSNSGARERVSVLTPTQTDVLTLVGSGLSNADIAARLHIAEGTVKAHVTVIFGRLGVRNRVQAAILAHQAGLVQSLA, from the coding sequence GTGATCCGGGTGGTGCTGGCCGACGACGAGGCGATGATCCGGGCGGGCATCGCGGCCATCCTGGGCAGCGACCCCGGGATCGAGGTCGTCGCACAGGCCGGGACCGGCCGCGAGGCCGTCGACCAGGTCGCCGGGCACCGCCCGGACATCGCGGTCCTCGACATCCAGATGCCGGAGCTGGACGGCCTGGCCGCAGCCGCCGAGATCAGGCGGCTGCGCCCGGACACCGGTGTGGTCATGCTGACCACGTTCGGCGAGGACACGTACATCGAACGGGCGCTGGCCCTGGGCGCCAACGGTTTCCTGTTGAAGTCCGGCGACCCGGCCGAGCTGATCGCCGGGATCAAGGCGGTGGCGGATGGTGCCGCGTTCCTGTCGCCGAGGATCGCCAAGCGGGTGATCGACCAGCTGCCGCGGTCGAACTCCGGCGCACGCGAACGCGTCTCGGTGCTCACCCCCACCCAGACAGACGTACTCACGCTCGTGGGTTCCGGTCTGTCCAATGCGGACATCGCCGCCCGCCTGCACATCGCCGAGGGCACCGTGAAGGCACACGTGACCGTGATCTTCGGGCGACTCGGCGTGCGCAACCGCGTGCAGGCGGCGATCCTGGCCCACCAGGCCGGTCTGGTTCAGAGCCTGGCCTGA
- a CDS encoding YhgE/Pip domain-containing protein: protein MSALRLAGNELRRITAGKLPRLAVIALVLVPLLYGSLYLFANHDPYGRLDHIPAALVMADEGSQELGNAGDKVAKKLQESGAFEWHRVDAKDADAGVRDGKYSFSMTIPKDFSAALGSSGVFQPRQGLITVTTNDANNYLVDTIADKVADEVRQSITSEVGQTAADKFLIGFGTIFSKTQEAANGAGQLADGAGQARDGAAQLDTGQRKLADGATQLSAGLQELTTGLNTLHDKTKDLPASARKLADGAAQVAAGNAQVATEGQHIADVAKQFVGGIDQFNGNVAANLRAAGFTEEQVQRVMGVLGQARQPIDNANTKVQTAATQLNKLATGAKQVSDGAAQLAAQSPALADGISKAATGATKLNTGAAELAAGEKTAVDGTAKLAAGTKQLADGSVQLRDGLTQGLGQIPHPDDPTRGATAQTIGNPVAINAVGDVKAGSYGAGLAPFFLGLATWIGAFVLFLLIKPLSGRAVAAGLPAWRVAIGGWLPAAALGIVQVILLFTVVTTVVGIGANRPLAAFGLLTLASLAFTAILHALNAFFGAVGKFLGLVLLILQLISSGGTFPWQTLPDVLYPLHSVLPMGYVVDGMRHLLYGGSMVSVGKDVLVLLAYLAGALLVSTLAARRQRVWTPSRLKPELVL, encoded by the coding sequence ATGAGCGCCCTTCGCTTGGCGGGCAACGAACTCCGCCGGATCACCGCGGGCAAGCTGCCGAGGCTCGCCGTGATCGCCCTCGTGCTCGTGCCGTTGCTGTACGGCTCGCTGTACCTGTTCGCCAACCACGATCCGTACGGCAGGCTCGACCACATCCCGGCCGCGCTGGTGATGGCAGACGAAGGCTCGCAGGAGCTGGGCAACGCGGGCGACAAGGTCGCCAAGAAGCTGCAGGAGTCCGGCGCGTTCGAGTGGCACCGGGTCGACGCGAAGGACGCGGACGCGGGCGTGCGGGACGGCAAGTACTCGTTCTCGATGACCATCCCGAAGGACTTCTCCGCGGCGCTCGGCTCCAGCGGCGTGTTCCAGCCGCGCCAGGGCCTGATCACGGTGACCACCAACGACGCCAACAACTACCTGGTCGACACGATCGCCGACAAGGTGGCCGACGAGGTGCGCCAGTCGATCACCTCCGAGGTCGGCCAGACCGCGGCGGACAAGTTCCTGATCGGCTTCGGCACGATCTTCTCCAAGACCCAGGAAGCCGCCAACGGTGCCGGTCAGCTCGCCGACGGCGCCGGTCAGGCCCGTGACGGCGCCGCGCAGCTCGACACCGGCCAGCGCAAGCTCGCCGACGGCGCCACCCAGCTCTCCGCCGGGCTGCAGGAGCTCACCACCGGCCTGAACACGTTGCACGACAAGACGAAGGACCTGCCCGCCAGCGCACGCAAACTCGCCGACGGCGCCGCGCAGGTGGCGGCGGGCAACGCGCAGGTCGCCACCGAGGGCCAGCACATCGCGGACGTGGCCAAGCAGTTCGTCGGCGGCATCGACCAGTTCAACGGCAACGTCGCGGCGAACCTGCGGGCCGCGGGCTTCACCGAGGAGCAGGTGCAGCGCGTGATGGGCGTACTTGGCCAGGCGCGCCAGCCGATCGACAACGCGAACACGAAGGTCCAGACCGCGGCGACCCAGCTGAACAAGCTCGCCACCGGCGCCAAGCAGGTGTCCGACGGCGCCGCGCAACTGGCCGCCCAGTCCCCCGCTTTGGCCGACGGCATCAGCAAAGCGGCCACCGGCGCCACCAAACTCAACACCGGCGCGGCCGAACTGGCCGCCGGCGAGAAGACCGCGGTCGACGGCACGGCGAAACTCGCCGCGGGCACCAAGCAGCTCGCCGACGGATCCGTGCAGCTGCGCGACGGCCTCACCCAGGGCCTCGGCCAGATCCCGCACCCGGACGACCCGACGCGCGGCGCGACCGCGCAGACCATCGGCAACCCGGTGGCGATCAACGCGGTCGGCGACGTGAAGGCGGGCAGCTACGGCGCCGGGCTGGCCCCGTTCTTCCTCGGCCTGGCGACGTGGATCGGTGCGTTCGTGCTGTTCCTGCTGATCAAACCGCTGTCCGGCCGTGCGGTCGCGGCCGGCCTGCCCGCGTGGCGGGTGGCCATCGGCGGCTGGCTGCCCGCGGCGGCGCTGGGCATCGTCCAGGTGATCCTGCTGTTCACGGTGGTCACGACGGTCGTGGGGATCGGCGCCAACCGGCCGCTCGCCGCGTTCGGCCTGCTGACACTGGCCTCGCTGGCGTTCACCGCGATCCTGCACGCGCTCAACGCCTTCTTCGGCGCGGTCGGCAAGTTCCTCGGTCTGGTGCTGCTGATCCTGCAGCTGATCAGCTCCGGCGGCACGTTCCCGTGGCAGACGTTGCCGGACGTGCTGTACCCGTTGCATTCCGTGCTGCCCATGGGATACGTGGTCGACGGGATGCGCCACCTGCTCTACGGTGGATCGATGGTGAGCGTCGGCAAGGACGTGCTCGTACTGCTGGCGTACCTCGCCGGCGCGCTCCTGGTGTCCACATTGGCCGCCCGGCGGCAACGGGTCTGGACGCCGTCGCGCCTGAAGCCGGAGCTGGTGTTGTGA
- a CDS encoding TetR/AcrR family transcriptional regulator: MPPSRTTRKQRRDAMEQRVLAATEQLVRDGENFGELSVERLASVSGISRSTFYVHFEDKGDLARRMTKTVVAELEDVSTDWWSTADRADREQLRTSLGAIIDVYRRRGAAFTLVSQAAAVDESVAEELRGLMRRLIDLTGQAIELGQAAGTIRPVEPRETAAVLIWMIERVGHQMLRPSDSGGHDKVADVLTDIIWSTLYRA; the protein is encoded by the coding sequence ATGCCGCCGAGCCGAACCACCCGCAAACAACGCCGCGACGCGATGGAGCAGCGTGTGCTCGCCGCGACCGAACAACTGGTCAGGGACGGCGAGAACTTCGGCGAGCTGAGCGTCGAACGGCTGGCGAGCGTCTCCGGGATCTCCCGGTCGACCTTCTACGTGCACTTCGAGGACAAGGGCGATCTCGCCCGCCGGATGACCAAGACCGTCGTCGCGGAGCTGGAGGACGTCTCCACCGACTGGTGGTCGACCGCCGATCGAGCCGACCGCGAGCAGCTCCGGACGTCGCTCGGCGCCATCATCGACGTGTACCGGCGCCGGGGCGCCGCGTTCACGCTGGTCTCCCAGGCAGCCGCGGTCGACGAGTCGGTCGCCGAGGAGCTGCGCGGCCTGATGCGGCGGCTGATCGACCTGACCGGCCAGGCGATCGAACTCGGCCAGGCCGCCGGGACGATCCGGCCGGTCGAGCCGCGCGAGACCGCCGCCGTGCTCATCTGGATGATCGAGCGAGTCGGGCACCAGATGCTGCGACCGAGCGACTCCGGCGGCCACGACAAGGTCGCCGACGTGCTGACCGACATCATCTGGTCCACCCTGTACAGAGCCTGA
- a CDS encoding sensor histidine kinase produces the protein MRTGVVEGAVWVVVTGLLVYDSLHNPVPWELAGGLTAVAVAVVAIRRYPVVALAVAVVSGVAMLFDYGGRVPMWPLVLMAAVVYLTRRQHVRRRAEQDAVQARLKERARIAADMHDSLGHELTLIAVRAGVLEVSGGLDDSQRAAVGQVRESVAAATERLREIVEVLREPESVRDLIARSVASGMVVESTVEDVPAGVEPVVYDVVREALTNAAKHAPDAPIVVTVTSNRVSVVNEPSSGQSGLASGGSGLAGLRKRVERAGGAFDAGPRDGGFAVTATFTGTSEGVS, from the coding sequence ATGCGGACGGGGGTCGTCGAAGGTGCTGTCTGGGTCGTCGTCACCGGCCTGCTGGTGTACGACAGCCTGCACAACCCCGTGCCGTGGGAGCTTGCCGGTGGACTGACGGCCGTCGCGGTCGCTGTGGTGGCCATCAGGCGGTACCCGGTGGTCGCGTTGGCCGTGGCGGTCGTGTCCGGTGTCGCCATGCTGTTCGACTACGGCGGCCGCGTACCGATGTGGCCATTGGTGCTGATGGCCGCTGTCGTGTACCTGACCAGGCGTCAGCACGTGCGGCGCCGTGCCGAGCAGGACGCGGTCCAGGCGCGGTTGAAAGAACGCGCCCGGATCGCCGCCGACATGCACGACTCGCTCGGTCACGAGCTGACCCTGATCGCTGTGCGGGCCGGGGTGCTCGAGGTCTCCGGTGGCCTGGACGACAGCCAGCGCGCGGCCGTCGGGCAGGTGCGGGAAAGCGTGGCCGCCGCGACCGAGCGGCTGCGGGAGATCGTCGAAGTCCTGCGCGAGCCGGAGAGCGTGCGCGACCTGATCGCCAGGAGCGTCGCGTCGGGCATGGTCGTCGAGTCCACTGTGGAAGATGTGCCGGCCGGTGTCGAGCCGGTGGTGTACGACGTGGTGCGGGAGGCGTTGACCAACGCGGCCAAGCACGCGCCGGACGCTCCCATCGTCGTGACGGTCACCTCGAACCGCGTTTCGGTGGTCAACGAGCCGTCCTCCGGGCAGAGCGGGCTCGCGTCCGGCGGGAGCGGCCTGGCCGGTCTGCGCAAGCGGGTCGAACGGGCCGGTGGGGCGTTCGACGCCGGGCCGCGTGACGGCGGGTTCGCTGTCACGGCCACGTTCACGGGGACGTCGGAGGGGGTTTCGTGA